From the Acidobacteriota bacterium genome, one window contains:
- a CDS encoding peptidoglycan DD-metalloendopeptidase family protein, translating into MARNGGVGLADVLVQRLGGKAAAVAESHSTQRAVETARLLRENNAAERPAVATPVSVGVCLPPATEPAATPTNQAAAQSVAHLPTQTTLRELPAALRGVASPHLAPSAVSAPPAAAANLARNATASAAPVAVALRIPLHGRISSNFGVRHDPLHGGVRRHGGVDIAAPPGTPIAAAAGGTVVFAGRRGGYGNLVEIEHADGQRTRYAHAARLLVQAGDEVKPGQTIATVGSTGRSTGPHLHFEVNKDGAHVDPLQAVAKDSKRSRR; encoded by the coding sequence ATGGCGCGCAATGGCGGCGTGGGGCTGGCCGATGTCTTGGTGCAACGCTTAGGCGGGAAAGCCGCTGCCGTCGCCGAATCACATAGCACGCAACGCGCTGTTGAGACGGCTCGACTGTTGCGCGAGAACAATGCGGCTGAAAGACCGGCGGTGGCGACACCGGTATCTGTGGGGGTCTGTCTGCCACCGGCCACTGAACCAGCGGCAACGCCCACCAACCAGGCCGCTGCGCAATCAGTTGCCCACCTTCCAACTCAAACCACTTTGCGCGAGTTGCCTGCCGCACTTCGTGGCGTCGCGTCCCCGCACCTTGCTCCGAGTGCGGTGAGCGCGCCACCAGCGGCGGCAGCCAATCTCGCGCGTAACGCGACGGCGTCAGCGGCTCCGGTCGCCGTCGCGTTGCGCATCCCATTACACGGGCGCATCAGTTCCAATTTCGGCGTGCGCCATGACCCGCTGCACGGCGGCGTGCGGCGGCACGGCGGCGTTGACATCGCGGCCCCGCCAGGCACACCGATTGCCGCTGCGGCGGGGGGAACAGTGGTCTTCGCCGGGCGGCGCGGCGGCTATGGCAACCTGGTTGAGATTGAACACGCCGACGGCCAGCGCACCCGCTATGCCCACGCCGCGCGCCTGTTGGTGCAGGCCGGCGACGAGGTAAAACCAGGACAAACCATTGCCACCGTTGGTTCAACCGGGCGCTCGACCGGGCCGCATCTGCACTTTGAAGTCAACAAAGATGGTGCGCACGTAGACCCCTTACAAGCTGTGGCTAAAGATTCCAAACGTTCTCGCCGATAA
- the flgM gene encoding flagellar biosynthesis anti-sigma factor FlgM — MNRINLNGGGEVEARRTGRLETERLPENSTATPASTGAPTAADSISVSGRAAELGELTNKTLQLPDVRAGRVEQLRAQVQGGNYQPAAGDIADALLKDTQDGTTAV, encoded by the coding sequence ATGAACCGAATTAACTTGAACGGCGGTGGCGAAGTCGAAGCGCGGCGCACGGGGCGATTGGAAACAGAGCGCTTGCCCGAAAACAGCACGGCAACACCCGCGAGCACAGGTGCGCCCACGGCGGCGGATTCGATCAGCGTTTCGGGACGCGCGGCAGAGCTTGGCGAACTGACCAATAAGACGTTGCAGTTGCCGGATGTACGGGCGGGGCGCGTCGAACAATTGCGCGCCCAAGTGCAAGGCGGAAATTACCAACCTGCCGCTGGCGACATCGCGGATGCCTTGCTGAAAGACACGCAGGATGGAACCACAGCGGTCTAA
- the flgK gene encoding flagellar hook-associated protein FlgK produces MGVNFSSFEIGRRALRASQLGVTITGQNIANVNTQGYTRQQVQLPPIGTNLQPGGSDLGPDGVRALRDNFVEARLNAETGLNGRLTARRDALAPVDAVFNDSNTSGGIQAALTNFFGAFRDLEAQPTSVPLRALVGAKAETLADSFQVTRARLADIRSSTDAAYGQGVDQVNTLTQQVADLNNKISIAENIGEQSSGLRDQRGELVRQLAELTGGRATEAGSLVTFQLADGKSLVVGTQAFALGTTSTPPNGLTQATLDGVPANFASGKLRGYQDALGEINGQIASLDDLSASVADRVNTLHTSGTDLDGNPGTAVFLAQGGGPVTAANIQFNTALKDDPRKIVTAANGAGTGDATVARALAGLLQDNTSVVGTKTGSFESFYAGLVTSAGQGVHAAEDALSTQQLILAQAQAQRDSVSGVSLDEEAVNLLQYQKAYEAAAHFLKVADEMTQIVLSLAQ; encoded by the coding sequence ATGGGCGTAAACTTTTCCTCGTTTGAAATCGGGCGGCGGGCGTTGCGCGCCAGTCAACTCGGCGTCACGATCACCGGGCAGAACATCGCCAACGTCAACACGCAAGGTTACACGCGCCAACAGGTGCAATTGCCGCCCATCGGCACCAACTTGCAACCGGGCGGCAGCGATCTTGGCCCGGATGGCGTGCGCGCCTTACGCGACAATTTCGTCGAGGCCCGTTTGAATGCCGAGACCGGCCTGAATGGCCGCTTGACCGCGCGCCGCGATGCGCTGGCGCCGGTGGACGCGGTCTTTAACGACTCCAACACGAGTGGCGGCATTCAAGCCGCGCTCACCAACTTTTTCGGCGCCTTCCGCGATTTAGAAGCGCAACCGACCTCCGTGCCGCTGCGCGCGCTGGTCGGGGCCAAGGCCGAAACGTTGGCCGATTCCTTTCAAGTTACGCGCGCGCGTTTGGCCGATATTCGTTCGAGCACTGACGCAGCCTATGGCCAGGGCGTTGACCAGGTGAACACCCTGACGCAACAGGTCGCCGACCTCAATAACAAGATTTCCATCGCGGAAAACATTGGCGAACAGTCCAGCGGGTTGCGCGATCAACGCGGCGAACTGGTGCGCCAGTTGGCCGAATTGACCGGCGGACGCGCCACCGAAGCGGGCAGCCTCGTGACCTTTCAACTGGCCGATGGCAAATCGCTGGTAGTCGGCACGCAAGCCTTCGCCTTGGGCACGACGAGCACGCCGCCCAATGGCTTGACGCAAGCGACGCTGGATGGCGTGCCCGCCAATTTTGCCAGCGGCAAGCTGCGCGGTTACCAGGACGCGCTGGGCGAGATCAACGGACAGATTGCCAGCCTCGATGACTTGTCGGCTTCTGTGGCCGACCGCGTCAACACTTTGCATACCTCTGGTACCGACCTGGACGGCAACCCGGGCACGGCAGTTTTTTTGGCGCAGGGCGGCGGCCCCGTCACGGCTGCGAATATCCAATTCAACACCGCACTGAAAGACGATCCGCGCAAGATCGTCACTGCCGCCAACGGCGCAGGCACCGGCGACGCCACGGTGGCGCGCGCGCTGGCGGGCTTGTTGCAAGACAATACTTCGGTAGTCGGCACGAAAACCGGCTCCTTCGAATCGTTTTATGCGGGGTTGGTGACGAGCGCCGGGCAAGGCGTTCATGCCGCCGAGGATGCGCTTTCGACGCAACAACTGATTTTGGCGCAGGCCCAGGCCCAGCGCGATTCGGTGTCGGGCGTCTCGCTCGACGAAGAAGCGGTCAACTTGTTGCAATACCAGAAGGCTTACGAGGCAGCGGCCCACTTTTTGAAAGTCGCCGACGAGATGACCCAGATCGTTTTATCGCTGGCGCAGTAA